One part of the Polyangiaceae bacterium genome encodes these proteins:
- a CDS encoding CoA ester lyase — protein sequence MRSAKDFFQPLAIGAPQPLREVPFRPSRMIHFFDPSNPKMAAKVPDIAPQVDVLLGNLEDAVSADRKEAAREGLIEIAKKTDFGDTQLWTRINSLDSPWCLDDLLRLVGEIGDKLDVIMVPKVQGPWDIYYVDQLLAQLEAKHGLKEPLLIHAILETATGVNHVEEIAAASPRMQGLSLGPADLAASRRMKTTRVGGGHPGYLVRADPNAENPDAPRATAQQDLWHYTMARMVDACAANGILPYYGPFGDIADVVACEDQFRNAFLMGCVGAWSLHPKQIAIARNVFSPPADEVLWARKVIDAMGDGTGAVMIDGKMQDDATVKQCKVMVELAKLIATRDPEMKAAYGF from the coding sequence CGCGAATGATCCACTTCTTCGACCCAAGCAACCCGAAGATGGCCGCGAAGGTTCCGGACATCGCGCCCCAGGTCGACGTGCTGCTCGGCAACCTGGAGGACGCCGTCTCCGCGGATCGCAAGGAGGCCGCTCGCGAAGGTCTGATCGAGATCGCGAAGAAGACCGACTTCGGTGACACCCAGCTGTGGACACGCATCAACAGCTTGGACAGCCCTTGGTGTCTTGATGACCTGCTGCGCTTGGTTGGGGAAATCGGCGACAAGCTGGACGTGATCATGGTGCCCAAGGTCCAGGGCCCCTGGGACATCTACTACGTCGATCAGCTCCTCGCGCAGCTCGAGGCCAAACACGGCCTGAAGGAGCCGCTGCTCATCCACGCGATCCTCGAGACGGCGACGGGCGTGAACCACGTCGAGGAAATCGCTGCCGCCAGCCCGCGCATGCAAGGCCTCAGCCTCGGTCCCGCGGACCTCGCCGCTTCTCGCCGCATGAAGACCACCCGCGTCGGCGGTGGGCACCCCGGGTACCTTGTCCGCGCGGATCCAAACGCCGAGAATCCTGACGCACCTCGCGCGACGGCCCAGCAAGACCTGTGGCACTACACGATGGCGCGCATGGTCGACGCGTGCGCGGCCAACGGCATCCTCCCCTACTACGGCCCATTCGGCGACATCGCTGACGTGGTCGCCTGCGAAGACCAGTTCCGCAACGCGTTCCTCATGGGCTGTGTTGGCGCCTGGTCGCTGCACCCGAAGCAGATCGCCATCGCGCGCAACGTCTTCAGCCCCCCGGCGGACGAGGTGCTCTGGGCACGCAAGGTGATCGACGCCATGGGCGACGGCACCGGCGCAGTGATGATCGACGGCAAGATGCAAGACGACGCCACCGTGAAGCAGTGCAAGGTGATGGTCGAGCTAGCCAAGCTCATCGCCACCCGCGATCCGGAGATGAAGGCCGCCTACGGCTTCTAG